Proteins encoded together in one Deinococcus hopiensis KR-140 window:
- a CDS encoding CofH family radical SAM protein — protein MTASAQPTGTELLQKAASGERLNAAEIEALYHLPLPDVAAVAHGLRLQRSNPDVVTFLIDRNINYTNVCNVGCNFCAFYRTRRQADSYTHDYATISAKITELEAVGGTRILMQGGVNPELPLNYYTGLLRHIKAHHPSIRIDAFSPEEVLFMEKAFGLALDPLLDTLIEAGLDGLPGAGGEILEDDVRKKAAPARIRSADWFRILDAAQRKGLYTISTMVIGFGESYAQRTRHLLQIREQQDRAGQLYGGNGFSGFAMWTLQTEHTRLHGKAPGATAHEYLQQLAIARIALDNVPNIQASWPGQGFKVAQASLYYGANDLGSTMMEENVVSAAGGHGRHKTTVRELIRSAVDAGFTPAIRNSRFQIIEWPDVDAHLNRTEANPEAERAVGAAG, from the coding sequence ATGACGGCGAGCGCCCAACCGACGGGAACCGAACTGCTCCAGAAGGCCGCTTCCGGCGAGCGCCTGAACGCTGCCGAGATCGAGGCCCTGTACCACCTGCCCCTCCCCGACGTGGCGGCGGTGGCCCACGGCCTGCGGCTGCAGCGCTCCAATCCCGACGTGGTGACGTTCCTGATTGACCGCAACATCAACTACACCAACGTCTGCAACGTGGGCTGCAACTTCTGCGCCTTTTACCGTACGAGGCGGCAAGCCGACAGTTACACCCACGACTACGCCACCATCAGCGCCAAGATCACGGAGCTGGAGGCGGTGGGCGGCACCCGCATCCTGATGCAGGGCGGCGTGAACCCCGAACTGCCGCTGAACTACTACACCGGCCTGCTGCGCCACATCAAGGCGCACCACCCCTCCATCCGCATTGACGCGTTCTCCCCCGAAGAAGTGCTGTTCATGGAAAAGGCCTTTGGGCTGGCCCTTGATCCCCTGCTCGATACGCTGATTGAGGCGGGGTTGGACGGCTTACCGGGTGCGGGCGGCGAGATTCTGGAAGACGACGTTCGGAAAAAGGCCGCTCCGGCCCGCATCCGCTCCGCCGACTGGTTTCGCATTCTGGACGCGGCGCAGCGCAAGGGGCTGTACACCATTTCCACGATGGTGATCGGCTTTGGCGAGAGCTATGCCCAGCGCACCCGCCACCTCCTGCAAATCCGCGAGCAGCAGGACCGGGCGGGGCAGCTGTACGGTGGCAACGGCTTTTCGGGCTTCGCCATGTGGACCCTGCAAACCGAGCACACCCGCCTGCACGGCAAGGCTCCCGGCGCAACGGCCCACGAGTATTTGCAGCAACTCGCCATCGCCCGCATCGCCTTGGACAACGTGCCCAACATCCAGGCGTCGTGGCCGGGGCAGGGGTTCAAGGTGGCGCAGGCATCGCTGTACTACGGGGCGAATGACCTGGGCTCCACGATGATGGAGGAGAACGTGGTGAGCGCAGCGGGCGGGCACGGGCGGCACAAGACCACCGTGCGCGAACTGATTCGCAGCGCCGTGGACGCGGGGTTTACCCCCGCCATCCGCAACAGCCGCTTTCAGATCATCGAGTGGCCGGACGTGGACGCGCACCTGAACCGCACCGAGGCCAACCCGGAAGCCGAGCGGGCGGTGGGAGCGGCAGGCTAA